In the Symphalangus syndactylus isolate Jambi chromosome 17, NHGRI_mSymSyn1-v2.1_pri, whole genome shotgun sequence genome, TACAGAAAGGGGGTCCCGCCTCTGAGGGCCCTGACCGCAGCAGGCCGCGATCTTCTGTCTAACGGGTACCTGTTCTTCCCCTCCAGGACCCGTACTTCATGAAGAACCACCTGGGCTCCTATGAATGCAAGCTCTGCCTGACGCTTCACAACAATGAGGTGCGGCCTCTGCCTGGCTCCGGACGGCTCGCGGCCGGCTGAGTGGCTGACGTCAGGGGGACCTGCCTGTGTccgcctggcctcaagtcatgCATGTTTCCTTTCCACTCCAGGGGAGCTACCTGGCACATACCCAGGGGAAGAAGCACCAGACCAACCTGTGAGTACCTCATGTCCCTTTGATGCCCGGTTTCTGGGGAGCATTAGAGAACAGAGGCATGgatggctgaggcgggcagatcacttgaagtcaggagttcgagaccagcctggtcaacattgtgaaactccatccctactaaaaatacaaaaattaggccaggcgtggtggcacacgcctgtaatcggAGCtgctatggaggctgaggcaggagaatcttgaatctgggaggcagaggttgcagtgaaccaagatgctgccactgcactccagcctgggccacagagtgagactctgtcttatttaaaaaaaaaaaaaaaaaaaaaaaaaaaaagagacatggaGTTGTTGGAAGGGCCCCAGCCAGGGACAGTGAGGAGCATGACAGGAAGAGAACATGTCTGTCCTATCCTTGTCCTCAGCCAAACCCCAGGGCCCCTCCCAGGCCCCTGGCCCTCCTCATCCCTCAGCTTGTAGCGAGCTCCAAGGTCAGGGGGCTCCTGGCACCTGGGCCCGTGGCTTTGGTGCCTGTGTGTGGAGGGGCCCCAGCACCACATCCATCCTGCCCGCAGGGCCCGGCGAGCAGCCAAGGAGGCCAAGGAGgcccctgcccagcccgcgcctgAGAAGGTCAAGGTGGAGGTGAAGAAGTTTGTGAAGATCGGCCGCCCAGGCTACAAAGGTGAGTCTGCCCGGAGCGGGGCCGGCCACAGCCGCTGCCGCCGCATGAATGGGCTCTTCGGGCTGCAGTGCAGGAGGCGCAGCCCTGATACCCTCATTCCTGAGCCACGGTTTTCTGCCTTGGCGGCCGTCCCTCACCCACTTGCAGCCTCTGGCGTTGTGTCTGGGAGCTGTCAGGCTGGGCCCGATAAGCACCCGTCTCACCCAGCGGCCCGTTTCCCAGCTGAGCCACAGTCTGTGCCCTCCCATCTGGGTGTTGTGGAAGCTTCTGGGAATTCTTGCCAAGCAAAAGAGTGGAAGTGGAGGTGTGCTGAGCCCTGGCACATCCCTCGGTTAACCTTGAAGCCTTTGATGGAGGACAGGGAGAAGCGGCTGTTAGAGGCGGCTCCTCCCGGACCCTCAGCAGTGGGAATGGCTAGAGGTGACCTGGTTCAGAAAGCCAGGGAAGCGACCAGGGTGGAAGATAGAGACTTGTGTCCATAGGGGTCAGGAAGGCGGGCACGCTACCCAGTAAGTGTTCTTTACAGAAGGTGGGGACAGCCTGTGTGCCTGGCCTCCAGACAGAAGCCTGCAGGGCAGAGGTCCCGGGGCAGGTGCACCGGGTGGGCAAGGGCAGCTAGAGCAGCCGGCTTCTGGTGGGGAGGCCCTGACAGGTCCTGGGCTTGGGCCTAGGACAGTGAGGCGGCGGAGGGCTTGTGAGCGTGCATGCCTGAGGCCGCGTGGAGAGTGGCCGGGCGGCAGGCAGCCCAGCAGCCATTCTCGGGGTCCAGGCTGCTGAGCTCTGGTGGGAAGGGCATCCTCTCTCGCTCACCGTATACATGGTGTCGGCCCTGTTCGAGCGGCCCCACTCGAATCCCAGAGCCAGGGTGCCGAGGGCCCCTCCCTACCCAGTGGCCTCGACTCCTGCTGGGTGGTGTCCCAGCACCCCTGGTGACGGGCTCTGGGGATTGGGACAAAGGAGCACCACCCTCGGTCCCTGCCCGAGTGACTCCACAGGTAGCTTAGCTCTGGCGCGCCTGTGCCTTCACCTACACCAGAATCCCAGAGCCTGGGCGGAGATTGTCTGGCGGTTGCCGGAGCTGCAGGGCCTCCCCCGGGGTCCCACCCTCGTTCAGTGGGTGGCATTAGCCCGCCCCAGGTCCCTCAGCTTCAGAGAAGACAAGCAGCCGGGACCTGAGAGCCTTCTGTGTTGCAGTTACCAAGCAGAGAGACTCGGAGATGGGCCAGCAGAGCCTCCTCTTCCAGGTGAGATCAGGGACTTGGGCATGGGGGGCGGCCAAAGGCACCCGAGAGGTGGCACTGCCACCCGGCTGTGTCCCTGCAGATTGACTACCCTGAGATCGCCGAGGGCATCATGCCGCGCCACCGCTTCATGTCTGCGTACGAGCAGAGAATCGAGCCTCCGGACCGGCGCTGGCAGTACCTGCTCATGGCCGCCGAGCCCTATGAGACCATTGCCTTCAAGGTAGCATGGCTGCGGGGTTCCCTGGGCCCTCTGAGGTGTGCAAGCCAGAAGGATCTGCACGGGCCGGGCAGGGTGCCCCTCCTATTGGGCTGCGGGGTCCCCTGGGCCACCCCCTGAGTCGGAGCCAGAAGGGTCTGCGCAGGTTGGGCAGGGCACCCCTCCCATCAGGCTGAGGAGTCCCCTGAGCCCCAAGACACAGCCAGAAGCATCTGCACAGGCTGGGCAGGGCACCTCTCCCATTGGGTTCTGCAGGAGGGGGCCTGCTTGGGCTCCAGTGGGCCAATGAGGAGAGGCCGGCAGGGCTGAGTGCCAGGCCTGTGAGGCCTTCGCCACATGACCTCACTTCCCGGGCCAGGCTGCTGGAGGGCTTCCTACAGCCTGTTCCCATGCCTGGACAGGGCAGCCATCaggaaacaaataatataaaCGGTGACTGCCCAGGGAGGGGGCCAGCAGCATGCTAGCATTGAGGCCAGGTCTGTTTCACTCCAGAACACCCTGTGCCCCACAGAAGTCTTACTAGCCTTCTCCTGGGCTCCCCGGGTAGAGTCCGGGCTGGGGAGGCTAGTGCCTCGGGCTCCCTGCCTGATGGCGGCTCTGAGGTCACAGGGACCAGGAGCCCTCTCTGTCCCCCGCCCTCCCAGGTGCCGAGCAGAGAGATCGACAAGGCAGAGGGCAAGTTCTGGACACACTGGAACCGGGAGACCAAGCAGGTGAGTGGCTCACCCCGAGCTTGGCTCCTTCCCACCCAGCCCTGGCAGCCCTAGCCCTGCCCTAGCCCCACCCGTGCCTGCTgaacctttctctgtctctctagtTCTTCCTCCAGTTCCACTTTAAGATGGAGAAGCCCCCGGCTCCACCCAGCCTCCCCGCCGGCCCCCCTGGGGTGAAGCGGCCTCCACCTCCGCTGATGAATGGTCTGCCCCCTCGGCCTCCGCTGCCTGAGTCTTTGCCACCGCCCCCGCCAGGAGGCCTGCCCCTGCCACCCATGCCCCCCACGGGGCCTGCGCCCTCAGGGCCCCCGGGACCACCCCAGCTACCCCCGCCAGCTCCAGGGGTCCACCCCCCGGCCCCAGTGGTGCATCCTCCTGCATCTGGGGTCCACCCCCCAGCTCCTGGCGTCCACCCCCCAGCTCCTGGCGTCCACCCCCCAGCTCCTGGCGTCCATCCCCCAGCCCCCGGGGTCCACCCACCAACCTCTGGGGTCCACCCCCCAGCTCCCGGAGTCCACCCTCCAGCTCCCGGGGTTCACCCACCAGCCCCCGGAGTCCACCCGCCAGCCCCAGGGGTCCATCCTCCCCCATCAGCGGGGGTTCACCCCCAGGCTCCGGGGGTGCACCCAGCAGCCCCCGCAGTTCACCCTCAGGCCCCAGGTGTGCACCCACCAGCCCCAGGGATGCACCCTCAGGCCCCAGGGGTCCACCCCCAACCTCCCGGGGTCCATCCGTCGGCTCCTGGggtccaccctcagcctcctggagttcACCCCTCAAATCCTGGGGTACACCCCCCAACTCCCATGCCCCCAATGCTGAGGCCCCCACTCCCCTCCGAAGGCCCAGGGAACatacctccccctcccccaaccaactGAGAGGCTGCTCCCTCCCCCAACAAGCCCAGCGCCAGGTGCTCTTGCCTTTTCCCACTGAGAGAAGGCTGCTCTTTTGTACTGCTCCCCGCTCATTAAACAGCCTCCCCCAGCCCTGAGTGCACTGATGTCCGCAGCGCCGCCCTCCTGTGTCAATGTATGTGGGAGTGCCAGGCACAGCACCGTCCCCGAGTTTGGGCCGACTGGGGAGGGCCTGGGGCCCGCCAGGAGACACCTGTGGGAGGCCTGAGAGACAGCTGTGCCTTGGAGATGGCCTAGTGGACGGACCCCACCAGCCAGCTAGGAGGGGGTCTGGGGTCCTGTCCTGGGGAGGGAAGAGCAGACTCCACGATAGCCTTGGGGTCTCCAGATAGCccagcaggggtggggagggtgagcaggggtggggagggtgagCAGGGACGGGGCGCCCGCACTGACTTGGGACCCTCCTCCAGGCCCACACCTCAGCACCCAGGACATCTGGGCCCCCCGCCCCCAGCACTGTCTAGTCTGGCTGCCTGGCCATCACTCCCATGCTGGTTCCCACTCCTGTGTCTTCTGGGGACGGCCCTCAAGGACAGCATGTTGACACATCGGGCCCGGCTCTATCACTGTGGGGAGGGAGATAGGCCGCCAGGAACAGAAAGGGCTCTTTGAGAAGGCCATTCTGCCTGGAGTGGGGGCGCCGGGCACTGTCCCCCAAGGTCGCAGCAGAGGAGATAGGGGTCTGTCCTGCACAAACACCCCACCTTCCACTCGGCTCACTTAAGGCAGGcagcccagcccctggcagcacCCACGATGCGGGACCTGCCTCTCACCGGCCTGGCCCTACTGCTATCCACCCTGGGGGCTCTGCTGGGGCCTGAGGCCCTCAGAGCAGAGGAGCCAGCTGTGGGCACCGGTGGCCCCATCTTCCGAGAAGACTTGGACTGGCCACCAGGCAGCCCACAAGAGCCTCTGTGCCTGGTGGCGCTGGGCGGGGACAGCAATGGCAGCGGCTCTCCCCTGCGGGTGTTGGGGGCTCTGAGCGCCTATGAGCAGGCCTTCCTCGGGGCTGTGCAGCGGGCCCGCTGGGGCCCCCGAGACCTGGCCACCTTCGGGGTCTGCAGCACCGGCAACAGGCAGGCTGCCTTGCCCTCTCTACGGCGGCTGGGGGCCTGGCTGCGGGACCCTGGGGGGCAGCGCCTGGTGGTCCTGCACCTGGAGGAAGGTAGGTGGGGCCCAGCCCCAAGCTTGGCACCACCGGCTTCCTTCAGGTGGGTTGGGTCCTCCTAGGGAAGATCAGGGGCTGGTAGAGCCCCCACCCTGGGCAGGGAGGCTGTGGTCTTGTTCCTAGGACTGGGTTGCGGGTCCGTGGCCTGGAAGGCGGGCACCGTGCTCTGTCTTGTCCCCGAAGCCCAGCTCTTAGACCCGCCCCTGCCGCAGTGCAAGGGAGAGAGCTGCTGCCTTCTCACCACCCCTGAAGATGACGCAGGGCTCGAGGCCAGTGGAACCCTCCTTCCCACAGCCGCAGCCTGTTCTCGGGGCCACTGGCCTGAGAGACTCCCTGCAGGGAAGGGGCTTCATTGGGCACCCCAACCCAGAGACCCCAGGGCGGCAGCCCCACCCACAGCCTCAGACACAgcccctgcctgcccctgccGTCACCGCTCCCTGGCTGCAGGAAGGCAGCGAAGAGGGGCACCCTTGTCCTCCGCTCGAGGTCCCCTGAACAGTAGCGAGAGCGGCAGGGACGGATCCCAAAGACTCCCAGGGGGGTGCGGCCTTCAATGGCTCAGGCGTCCCCTGCTGTCCTGGCTGCAGTGACCTGGGAGCCGACACCCTCGCTGAGGTTCCAGGAGCCCCCGCCTGGAGGAGCTGGCCCCCCAGAACTGGCGCTGCTGGTGCTGtaccctgggcctgggcctgaggTCACTGTGACGAGGGCTGGGCTGCCGGGTGCCCAGGTACCAGGGAGTTGCATGGGGCAGTGCCCGGGCCGCGGCGGGGGGCATGGATTTGTTGCAGAGTCTGCGGTACTGAGAGCAGCGTAGAACCAGTGCCGATGGGAGAAAGGGGACCGGTAGAGCGGGGCTGGTTAAGCCTCCATCCAGCCGGGCTGAGCCCTGGTCTCCGCAGAGCCTCTGCCCGTCCCGGGACACCCGCTACCTGGCGTTGGCGGTGGACCGCCCTTCGGGGGCCTGGCGCGGCTCCGGGCTGACCTTGACCCTGCAACCCCGCGGAGAGGGTAGGTCCGCGTGGAGAGGGACGGGGCGTGGGGTCGACTGCCCTCGGCCCCCAGCCCCTGAGCCAGCCCCGCGCCCACCCACCGCAGGCTCCCCGCTGAGTACGGCCCGGCTGCAGGCACTGCTGTTCGGCGACGACCACCGCTGCTTCACGCGGATGACCCCGGCCCTGCTCCTGCTCCCGCGGTCCGAGCCCGCGCCGCTGCCCGCGCACGGCCAACTGGACACCGTGGCCTTCCCGTCGCCCAGGTGCGCGCAGGCACCAGGGCACGGGGCAGGAGCGGGCGGGGGTGGCGTGG is a window encoding:
- the SF3A2 gene encoding splicing factor 3A subunit 2 gives rise to the protein MDFQHRPGGKTGSGGVASSSESNRDRRERLRQLALETIDINKDPYFMKNHLGSYECKLCLTLHNNEGSYLAHTQGKKHQTNLARRAAKEAKEAPAQPAPEKVKVEVKKFVKIGRPGYKVTKQRDSEMGQQSLLFQIDYPEIAEGIMPRHRFMSAYEQRIEPPDRRWQYLLMAAEPYETIAFKVPSREIDKAEGKFWTHWNRETKQFFLQFHFKMEKPPAPPSLPAGPPGVKRPPPPLMNGLPPRPPLPESLPPPPPGGLPLPPMPPTGPAPSGPPGPPQLPPPAPGVHPPAPVVHPPASGVHPPAPGVHPPAPGVHPPAPGVHPPAPGVHPPTSGVHPPAPGVHPPAPGVHPPAPGVHPPAPGVHPPPSAGVHPQAPGVHPAAPAVHPQAPGVHPPAPGMHPQAPGVHPQPPGVHPSAPGVHPQPPGVHPSNPGVHPPTPMPPMLRPPLPSEGPGNIPPPPPTN